Genomic DNA from Etheostoma cragini isolate CJK2018 chromosome 7, CSU_Ecrag_1.0, whole genome shotgun sequence:
ttggaggattcattgaccataaattaaaaaaataactatcaAACGttaaagttagtgttacgtagtgttgaaaatgtcaaaaaaaagtgacataagtgttgcagaaagggacaaaaatgtaagaaaaagttaaaaacattgataaaaaagcgtcaacaaaagtgttcaatttcaatttgttcTGGAAGAGAACACAAAGTTTAAATGTTATGCGTGAAACcgactttattttttaaggctCCTCAGACCATTTCAACCCCGACGCTGCTTATGTAGCAGCCTCTGACCTCACAGGAACTGCATCGTTCAATATTCCATTTTCCACCGTGATCTTGCTGCCGGGGCTCCCGGTGACCCTGCGGGGACAGCTCTGCTGCCTTCTACGGGAGATGTGTATGATGACGGCAAGTACAGAGACGCCTGCGAGCAAGGTGCCTCCGAAGCCCAGCAGGATGCCATACAAGAGGGGCAGAGCTACATCCGAAGGCCCCTTCTGATACGCAGCAACGGGGGCCCAGTCAACGATCAGATCCAGGTCACGCCACGTCAGGTCCcttactaacacacacacacacacacacacacacacacacacacacacacacacacagagggagacagcACAAACAGGACGGATACACTTATCATCTCAAACAGTGGGAGCATTTTTGTCAAGTTTTAGCTTGAATGAAGCACCCgggagaaaatgtaaaatatggacaggtgataattacatttttgaatttttaggCATCCTGGGAAATACTCATCGTATAGTGAGAGTGTTGATGTTGAGAAGTAATGAGTTGGAAGCATGCCCACGGCCACCAAATCTAATCCGGCATCTCATCTAAACACTTAATGGATTCAGGGTTCAGCGGAATATTTTATCATTTGTCATTCAGACAGTCTCCAGAGGGATAACCCAAAAATCTCCTCTTGACATCAATAACCAAAGATATTTGGGCTTAGACATGTTAAAAGACTCAGTTCTTCATCACTAATTCTATTTTATAGTGTGCTGTGCTAATGTGAGTCTTTCAAGCTTTAGGATAAATTACCTCTTCGTGTTCGTCTTCCGGCCTTCTGTTCTTCTTGCGGTTGGCCCGTTGTGTCTAATTGTACCGGAGGGAAGTTTAAAGAGCTGACATATTTGTGATAGTCTTCGACGTAGCGTTTCAAGCTCAAGGCTTTGTCTTGGTTGATGTTTTTCCCcacttctgtaaaaaaaacaaaaaaaacacaagcacaaggCCAATGTAAAAGTATCTCTGTGTCACATCAAATGCTTAAAGTGGATGCATTTCCTTTAGAGAGTGAAAGAGGGAGTACGtaaatttaattgttttcttttctgaacCTAATTAGTTCTGGCAGGAGAACAACTGCTGTCCTTCGgttcagaacaaaacaaaatgaaccaCTTCagtttgcatgtacagtataagtaGATCTCTTCAGAACTGCAATCGACTGAACGATAATTGCCGCATTTTGCATCCACACAGTCTTTATCCATCAAAGCCACCACTGCCCCC
This window encodes:
- the LOC117948047 gene encoding transmembrane and death domain protein 1-like, with translation MHLNSMYTTSADMKVHKLSPLFFFFLLLLRSTLGEDTVAEDISVHQLERLVEMLTSTECEELLFALSHPEENILRHAERLSPQNNQLDLKPRAKRDTSSAADSEAQCRTALRDWMLKYGEQTYYDRLSRALQHIGRTDIAIEVGKNINQDKALSLKRYVEDYHKYVSSLNFPPVQLDTTGQPQEEQKAGRRTRRVRDLTWRDLDLIVDWAPVAAYQKGPSDVALPLLYGILLGFGGTLLAGVSVLAVIIHISRRRQQSCPRRVTGSPGSKITVENGILNDAVPVRSEAAT